The sequence TGAGTCATTGATCTATCAAAGAGGACCTCATGGTATTGCCTTGGCAAATGATGTAACATCATTTAAAGAGGATCAAAACATCAGTCATTGCGCCGATTGGTTTTCTAAATCGGTTGAATGGATAAAACAATTATAAAAAAGGGGAGAGTTTATTATGAAAATCATGAAACAAATCTTAGTTTTCACACTTGTAGCTGTTATAGCATTTGCAAGTGTAGGGTGTAGTAGCAAAGAAACAAATGAAACAGATACGAAAACACCAGCAACAACCAAAGAAAATAAAGAAGTGAAAGAAACTGCTGAAGCTGAAGAAGTATTAATTAAGTTTCCTCACTACAGAACAGGCCCTAGTGGCGAAGGTGTTACTTTTGGCGCACAAGTAGAAAGATTTAATGAGAAATTCAAAGGTACATACCGCATTGAATTAGAAGAAATTCCAGGTGAGCAATACAACGATAAAATCAAGTTACTCTATCAAAGTGGTAAATTACCAGCACTTTTTGAAACAAACAACTCCGATCCAGAGTGGACAAAGACATTAATGGATAACAACGCTTGGTTAGACCTTGCTCCTTATATTGAAGCAGATCCAGAGTTCAAAGCAGTGATGATGGAAGACTCTTTAGCTTTTAACACCAGAGAAGATGGT is a genomic window of Vallitalea okinawensis containing:
- a CDS encoding ABC transporter substrate-binding protein; protein product: MKIMKQILVFTLVAVIAFASVGCSSKETNETDTKTPATTKENKEVKETAEAEEVLIKFPHYRTGPSGEGVTFGAQVERFNEKFKGTYRIELEEIPGEQYNDKIKLLYQSGKLPALFETNNSDPEWTKTLMDNNAWLDLAPYIEADPEFKAVMMEDSLAFNTREDGAIPSLPYAYVKYAYMFYNKEIFTNAGVNEVPADWDAFIAACEQIKASGVTPISFMTGENAWTTMLMS